The Bradyrhizobium guangxiense genomic sequence CGTTGGCAAGCGCGGTGAGCGAGCGGGTGACCGAGGTGAGCGGACGGGTGACGCGGCGCACGACCAGCAGGGTCAGGACCAGCACCACAAGCGCGGCAAGGCCGGCGGCCGCCGCCATGCTCTCGATCGCGTGGGCCAGCATACTCTCGTACTGCATCATGGGGATGCCGACATAGAGAATGCCGACGACCTTGTCGCTGCCGTCCACGATCGGGAAATAGGCGGTCATGAACGATTTGCCGAACAGCGTCGCCGGACCCCTGTAGGCCTCGCCACGGCGCAGCGGCGCCTGCCCCGGATGATCGGCGGCGAGCTGGGTGCCGACGGCACGGTCGCCATTTTCCTTTTTCACGTTGGTGGAGCGGCGGACGAACTGCCCGCTCGCTTCGTCGAACACGAACAGGGTCGCATTGCCGCCGACATAGGACACCGCGCGGTCGACGATGGCGTGATCACCAAGATCGGGCATCTTGGGGATTTGGGCGCGCACCACCGTACCATCCCGCATCGTGACCTTGGCGGATGGGACAGTTTCGGTGAAGGCCAACGCCAGCGTGCGCAGGTTGACCTCGATGTCGCGCAGTGCGCGGTCATTGAAGGCGGACGTCAGCGACCAATAGCCGGCGCCAACCACGAGCGCCGTGTTCACGGCGATCAGCAGCACGGCGCACAGCACCGCTTTCGTGCCCAGCTTGAACTGCGACAAGAACTTCCCAGTCAGTGCTTTGGACATGAATGGAACTACCCCCGTAATTCCTGCATATTCGTGCAGTTGACTTACGGTAAAATTAACGATGGTTCGCACCGTCCCCGCCCACATGCTTTCCAAATCGTAAACGAGGACTCCCCCTGACCACGCCGAGCGCGCCCCCCATCATCGTCTGGTTCCGCGACGACCTTCGTCTGTCCGACCATCCCGCCCTGCATGCCGCCGCCAAAACCGGTGCGCCAGTGCTCTGCCTGTTCGTCGTCGACGACACCGCCGGGCGGGCGCCCGGCGCCGCGACGCGCTGGTGGCTGGCGCAGTCGCTACGATCGCTCGGGGCCGCAATCGCCGCGCGCGGCGGGTCGCTCGTCCTGCGCAAGGGACCGGCCGCCAAGGTCATCGGCGAGTTCGCCCGCGAGAGCGGCGCCCGTGCCGTTTACTGGAATGAGATCGCGCAAGCGCCGCATCGAGCTGTCGAGAGCCAGCTCGCGGCGATGCTGGCAAGGCTCGGCATCGGCTCGCAAAGCTTTCCCGGCGACCTCCTTGTCCCGCCCTCGGTAATCCGTACCAAGGACGGCCGCGGGTTGCGCGTGTTCACGCCATTCTGGCGGCGCCTGCTGTCGCTCGGCGATCCGCCAAAACCGCTGCCTGCTCCGAAGCAGCTGCGCCCTGCACCGAATATCGCCGGTGACGTGCTGGAGAGCTGGCGACTGGAGCCGAGCAAGCCGGATTGGGCAGGCGGGCTGCGCGAGGCATGGACCCCGGGCGAGGCCTCCGCACGAGCGCGCCTGCGCGACTTCCTCAGCCACACTGTGCGCCGCTATGTCGGCGATCGCGATCGCCCGGATCGCGACGGCACCTCAGGGCTCTCGCCGCATTTGAGGTTCGGCGAGCTCAGCCCGCGCCAAATCTGGCACGCGGCGCGGTTTGCCACGGACGATGATCCGGCACTCGGGCCGGGCATCGCAAAGTTCCTGAGCGAGCTCGGCTGGCGCGAGTTCTGCCGCCACCTGCTCCACGACCATCCCAACCTCGCCACCGCAAACCTGCAAACGAACTTCGACGGCTTCCCCTGGAAGCGCGACGCCAAGGCGCTCGCTGCCTGGCAGCGCGGCCGCACCGGCTATCCGATCGTCGATGCCGGCCTGCGCGAGCTCTGGCACACCGGCGTGATGCACAACCGGGTGCGGATGGTGGTCGCCTCCTTCCTGGTCAAGCACCTCTTGATCGACTGGCGCGAGGGCGAAGCCTGGTTCTGGGACACGCTGGTCGATGCGGACGCCGGCAGCAATCCCGCCAATTGGCAATGGGTCGCCGGCTGCGGCGCCGACGCTGCACCCTACTTCCGCGTGTTCAACCCGCAGCTCCAAGGCGAGAAGTTCGATCCGGATGGAACCTACGTTCGGCGCTGGGTGCCGGAGCTGGAGGACATGCCGGCCAGGCTGATCCACCGGCCCTGGCAGGCAACGCCGATCGAGCTTGCGAGCGCAGGCATCACGCTCGGCAAGACCTATCCGCAGCCGATCGTCGATCATGCCAAAGGGCGCGAGCGTGCGCTCGCTGCCTACACGACGATCCGCAAAGGTTGAGCGCGGCTTTGACTCAATTTCGAAACCCGCTATCGTCACCAACGCAGTCAAACTGTGGGGGACGACATGGACGACGACAAGCCGATCACCGAACAGGCGATGGAGACGATCACCACTGCCGTGGAAGCGACCAAGGACGCGGCAGTCACCGCGGTCAAGAAAGTCAGGAAGGCCGCCAAGAAGGTCGCAAAGAAAGTAGCGCCGAAGAAGGCAGCCAAGAAGAGCTCGAAGAAGTCTTCGAAGAAGGCCGCCAAGAAGTCCTCAAAGAAGGCGGCCAAGACCACCGCGAAGAAGGCGAAGAAGTCTACCAAGAAGGCAAAGACAAAGAAGAAGGCCAAGAAGGCGAAGCGCTGATCGGGGCGTGAGACCGGGTCTCCGGATGCGAGTGCGTCCGGAGATCTGTGCGGCGAGGCCTACCCTCGCTGCCCCGTCAGCCTAGGCGCGCCGGTTGACGACGAACACCGCGGCCGCGCACATCGCCATGCCGGCAATCGCCAGCGCATCGAGCTTCTCTCCGAACAGCACGTAGGCCATCAGCGCTGTCACGGCCGGCACCAGATAGAACAGGCTCGCGACCGAGGTTGCCGCGGCGTGGCGGATCAGCCAGTAGAGCAGCCCGATCGATCCGATCGAGAGCGCCACGGCGAGCCAGGCGAGCGCGAGCACGAACTCCCGCGTCCAGTGCACCACGCGGTCCTCGAACAGGAAGGCTCCGATCGCGAAGAAAATGGTGACAGCGACATATTGCACGAGATTGCCGGCGCGCCAGTCGATCTGGTTGCAGTAGCGGCGCTGATAGAGCGTGCCGAGCGTGATGCTGATCAGCGAGACCACCGAGGCGAGCCAGCCAAGCCCGGCTTCGCCGGTCATGGGACGGTTGTGCAGGATCATCACGACGCCGCCGAGGCCGAGCACCAGCCCCGCCCATTGCAGCGGCGTCACCCGCTCGCCGAGCCAGCGATTGGCAATTGTCGAGGTCAGGATCGGCTGAAGGCCCGGGATCAGCGCAGAAAGCCCGGCCGGAATCGAATGCGCGATCGCGATCGCGGTGCCACCGAGATAGAAGCCATGGACGAGGATGCCGGCGACCGCGCTGTGCGCGATGCCGACACGGTCCGGCCATTTCGGCCGTGCGAGGCCGGCAATGATCGCCATCAGGCCGACCACGATCGCCATGCGGATGGCGAGATAGGTCAAGGGATCGGCGTTGTTGACGACGTATTTGGTGCCGACGAATCCGGTGCTCCAGAGCAGGACGAACAGGATCGGCGCGGCGCGGGCGGTCAGGGCTTCTTGATTATGATTCATTGCCGTCCTCATTGCCCCACCGGGGACTATGCGGCAATGCGAATTTCGGCCGGGCGATGCTGCGCTGCGACGGGCGCCGGCGGCTCAGCTCAGCCGCTCACCATTCTTCCGGACAGGGGTCGACGATCTTCCAGAGCTCGACGCCATTCTTGATCTTCTTCATCTCGGTGGTGAGCCCGCCGTTGCGACGAATCCAGTCCTTCACCGTATCGGGATAGTAGGACATCAGGTCGGACGTCCCCTCGGAGCTGGTGACCTTGATGCCGAAGGTGAAGGCCTTGTCGTAATAGGCCTGATGGAAGCCGAGGCTCGCGCGCGGCGTCACGCAGATCTTGTTCATCGGCACGATGCCGAGCACCAGCGTACAGGCCGAATTGCAGATGCCGTCGATGATGACGCGCTCGCCCTTCTCGCGGACGCGCTTGTACTTGGCCTTGTATTCCTCGACATAGCCGCCGTGGTCGCGGGTGATATGCAGCTCGGCCCGCGCCGGCGTAGCGGCGACGAGGCAGAGCGACAGCAGGCTCAGAAGCGTGATGCGCATGGCGAGGTGACGGCGGCAGCCTTCAGGAATGGACCGGCCTCGAAGGACCCCAGCAGGCCGGCGACAGGATTCTTAACCGAATAGTCTTTGGTCATACTTGTGTGGGGAATTCGTTAAGCATCTCGAAAAGGCCAAAAATAGGCAGCCTTCGACCGCATATCCGGCAATTCTGTCACACCCGGCCGGAAATCTGCGGGATTAGCCCGGATTTCCGGGCATAGGACCGGTGCCCCGGGGGCTCGAAATGGCTATAGAAGGGTGCTATTCGCGCGGGTTCCGGAGAATCGAGATGAGCAAGTTCAAGCTTGTAGCCGCGGTTGCAGCCCTGTCGGCTGCAATCCTAGCCCCTGGCCTTGCGGAGGCGGGGGGCCACCACCGGCACCACCGCACTTACATCAACCCGTTGCCCTACCCGATCAGCTATGTGCACAATTACGGGCCCGGTATCACCCCCGGCACCTTCGCCTATTACGACGGCCCGTCGACCAACCACTGCTACCAGAGCTCGGCCGTCTATGTTGGCCAGGACCGCCGCCGGCACCCCTGCTACTGAGGCGCGCCGGAGCGTCTGCACCGGGCGCCCTTATTTGGCGGCGCCCGAGCGCAGCAATTGCTTCTCGATCTCGTGAACCGGCATCTTGACGAGATCCTTGCCGACCTCGCCTTGAATCGCCTTGCGCACGACGTCCGAGTAATCGGCGCGGATCATGCCAAGCGCGCGGGGCGAGGCCACCATGGTCAGGGCTGTGGTCTCGCCCGAGCTGATGGCGGCATCGAGCCGGCCGGCCAGGCTTCGCAGAAAGGCGCGCTCGGCCTCGTCGTGCCAATCGGTCTGCTCGACTGAGCTGCGGGCCCCGCCGGCAGCGGCGTGCAGTCGCCCCGGCGCGTCGCTTCCTTGCGCGCTGGTCGAGGGATTGGGCTGCTCGTGCACCTCCTTGGTGTGAAGGTTCGGAAACATCTCGTCGCCGAGGTTTTCCAGAATGAGCGCCTTGCGCCCGTCGCACACGACCAGCCAGTCGCCTTTGTCGATTCTCATTTTGTCCATTGCCACTCTCCTTGAAACTCTTGGACGCCGCGGCTGGCATCAGAGATGTTCTTCGAATTCCTCGAAGGACTTGCCGAACTGCGCCATCGCCTCCTCCAGATAGTCGGCGAGCATTGGCGTGCCGATCAGGTAGGACGCGGTGCGCTGGTTGTGCGCCTGCGCGGCCTGGGTGTGCAATTGGCGCCAATTGGAGAGATCACCGTCGCCGCGCCCAAGCCAGGTCAGCGCCACGAGATCGATCTGCTCGTCGACATTGAGATCGCGGATAAAGCCCGCGAGCTCCGCACGGTCGGTGGTCCCGCCGCGCCCTCCGCGGCCATAGCTCATGTCATCGTCGCCGAAGTCCAGGACGACGCCGCCTCCGGCCGCCTCGTTGTCGGACCGGCGCGATTTCGAAATGACGAAGAAGACCTTCTCCGGCGAGATCGACAGATTTGGAATGACTCGCATCCAGTTCACCTTGTCCCGCAGCAAGCACCATGCTGCCGCCACGCCAGCAACACTATGAGCCGACGCAGACTTTCGAATTGCGCAGGATCAAGGTTGGCGGCAAGCACATGGGCCGTGCCGCCAAAGGCGCAGAGGCCCGGATTGGCTGAAAATCTGTTCATCAGAATTACATTTCGGCTCCGCCACAATTTGAGCAGAACATCTTCGATATCCTGCTTTCCGTAAGCGGAGGAAGACATCATGACTTTCAAGATCGGCCTCGTCGGCGCAGGCCTGTTCGGTGCCGTGTTTGGCGCGTTGGCGGCATCGCCGGCGTCCGCCATGCCCATCGCGCCCGCGCCTGCGACATCGCAGCTCTCCGGCGTCGAGCAGGTCCGCATGGTCTGCGACGCCTGGGGGCGCTGCTGGTGGCGTCCGAACTATTATGGGTATTACGGTCCGCGGCCGTATTACGGCCCACGGTATTATCGGCCGCGCTATTATGGTTATTATGGCCCGGGCTATTATCGCCGCTGGTGACATCTGAAGGGGCCTTCGGGCCCCTTCGCTTTTGCGAGATCACGTCTTGCCCCGTCGTCGCCGGCCTGGAGCGATTCCAAAACTGATCTAGATCAAAGCGAAAGCCGCCCACACCGTCATTTTACCACGATGGCCGAGTTGATCGTCTTTCGATGTCCTCAGACGGGCATGAACGTGCAGACGCATCTGGAGAAGCAGGAGAAAATCGAAGGACGCAGCTTTGCGTCCTTTGCCTGTCCCGCCTGCACGGCTGCACTTCATCGACCTCGCTTCCGGAAAACCGATGAGCCAAGAACGTTGACGGTGACATTGATCGGACGGACATCATGGCATGATGTCCGCAATACTACGGCCTGAAATTCGATTTACTGAAACGCGATGTTCCGCCATTGATGGCGGTACATCGACGTTCATTTGATTGTCCCATTTCAGCAGCCGCCAGATCCATGTTGTTCGACGCCTTCGCCCCCTCCTCCGCGCTTCAGCTGATCGGCTTTGCCGACGTCGATGCGTTTCGGCCGGTTGAGACGATGGAAGACGCGAGAAGCATTCCGCTCGACATTCCGAACTTCGCCGCGGCCCGCGCCGCCGTCTCCCTGCCGGCGTGCCGCATCATCGTGATGAGATCGTTCGCGCGCATCCTCGACACCGCCTATCGGATGCCAGGCGGGATGGTGATCCTGTCCATGACCGACGACCTCCAGGTCAACTTCAAGGGACTGGATCTCGATGCGCGTTTCTTCGTTGCGCTCCGCGGCAACGACGAATGCCATTTCGTCGAGCCTCAGACCAACCATCATGCGATGATCATTTTCTCGCCCGAGCTGAAAGACCGGGACTGGTTCGATCGCTCTGACAGCTTGCGGGCCCGTGTTGCGAACCGGCCCGCCCTGCTCCACGCGCGGCAACTCCTGCTCGATATCCTGCGCACCGCCTCGGTGCAGCCGCTCCTGTTCGAGACCACCGAAGTGGCCGCGCATCTCCAGGAGGGCCTGCTGCTCGCGCTTGACGATTTGTTTCGGATTGATCCGATGCTGGACCTGCGCGCCTCGGCCCAGGGCGAGCGAGCGATCAAGCTCGTGCAGCGCATCGACGATTACGTCGCAGCCTATCCCACCGCGCCGA encodes the following:
- a CDS encoding DMT family transporter, coding for MNHNQEALTARAAPILFVLLWSTGFVGTKYVVNNADPLTYLAIRMAIVVGLMAIIAGLARPKWPDRVGIAHSAVAGILVHGFYLGGTAIAIAHSIPAGLSALIPGLQPILTSTIANRWLGERVTPLQWAGLVLGLGGVVMILHNRPMTGEAGLGWLASVVSLISITLGTLYQRRYCNQIDWRAGNLVQYVAVTIFFAIGAFLFEDRVVHWTREFVLALAWLAVALSIGSIGLLYWLIRHAAATSVASLFYLVPAVTALMAYVLFGEKLDALAIAGMAMCAAAVFVVNRRA
- a CDS encoding AraC family transcriptional regulator, which produces MLFDAFAPSSALQLIGFADVDAFRPVETMEDARSIPLDIPNFAAARAAVSLPACRIIVMRSFARILDTAYRMPGGMVILSMTDDLQVNFKGLDLDARFFVALRGNDECHFVEPQTNHHAMIIFSPELKDRDWFDRSDSLRARVANRPALLHARQLLLDILRTASVQPLLFETTEVAAHLQEGLLLALDDLFRIDPMLDLRASAQGERAIKLVQRIDDYVAAYPTAPIYPADLASQFGVSIRTLGGAVSKVRGMSLHQYIRLKRLWATRARLLKGGGATVATCARAQGFHHLGEFAAAYRAIFHEAPSDTLARGRQGGCRQAD
- a CDS encoding histone, translating into MDDDKPITEQAMETITTAVEATKDAAVTAVKKVRKAAKKVAKKVAPKKAAKKSSKKSSKKAAKKSSKKAAKTTAKKAKKSTKKAKTKKKAKKAKR
- a CDS encoding cryptochrome/photolyase family protein, whose product is MSDHPALHAAAKTGAPVLCLFVVDDTAGRAPGAATRWWLAQSLRSLGAAIAARGGSLVLRKGPAAKVIGEFARESGARAVYWNEIAQAPHRAVESQLAAMLARLGIGSQSFPGDLLVPPSVIRTKDGRGLRVFTPFWRRLLSLGDPPKPLPAPKQLRPAPNIAGDVLESWRLEPSKPDWAGGLREAWTPGEASARARLRDFLSHTVRRYVGDRDRPDRDGTSGLSPHLRFGELSPRQIWHAARFATDDDPALGPGIAKFLSELGWREFCRHLLHDHPNLATANLQTNFDGFPWKRDAKALAAWQRGRTGYPIVDAGLRELWHTGVMHNRVRMVVASFLVKHLLIDWREGEAWFWDTLVDADAGSNPANWQWVAGCGADAAPYFRVFNPQLQGEKFDPDGTYVRRWVPELEDMPARLIHRPWQATPIELASAGITLGKTYPQPIVDHAKGRERALAAYTTIRKG
- a CDS encoding host attachment protein; translated protein: MDKMRIDKGDWLVVCDGRKALILENLGDEMFPNLHTKEVHEQPNPSTSAQGSDAPGRLHAAAGGARSSVEQTDWHDEAERAFLRSLAGRLDAAISSGETTALTMVASPRALGMIRADYSDVVRKAIQGEVGKDLVKMPVHEIEKQLLRSGAAK
- a CDS encoding DUF3775 domain-containing protein, with amino-acid sequence MRVIPNLSISPEKVFFVISKSRRSDNEAAGGGVVLDFGDDDMSYGRGGRGGTTDRAELAGFIRDLNVDEQIDLVALTWLGRGDGDLSNWRQLHTQAAQAHNQRTASYLIGTPMLADYLEEAMAQFGKSFEEFEEHL